In Burkholderia sp. NRF60-BP8, a single window of DNA contains:
- the tpx gene encoding thiol peroxidase yields MSKVTLGGNPIDLAGTFPAVGAQAADFKLVGKDLADLSLASFAGKRKVLNIVPSLDTPTCATSTRKFNEAASSLDNTVVVVVSADLPFAATRFCTTEGLENVVTASTFRTGRAFANAYGVDVTSGPLNGLTARAVVVLDAQDKVIHAELVGEIKDEPNYDAALAALK; encoded by the coding sequence ATGAGCAAAGTTACGCTGGGTGGCAACCCGATCGATCTCGCCGGCACGTTCCCGGCCGTCGGCGCGCAAGCCGCCGATTTCAAGCTGGTCGGCAAGGACCTCGCCGACCTGTCGCTCGCCAGCTTCGCCGGCAAGCGCAAGGTGCTGAACATCGTGCCGAGCCTCGACACGCCGACCTGCGCGACGTCGACCCGCAAGTTCAACGAAGCCGCGTCGTCGCTCGACAACACGGTGGTGGTGGTCGTGTCCGCCGACCTGCCGTTCGCCGCCACGCGCTTCTGCACGACCGAAGGCCTCGAGAACGTCGTGACGGCATCGACGTTCCGCACCGGCCGCGCGTTCGCGAACGCGTACGGCGTCGACGTGACGAGCGGCCCGCTGAACGGCCTGACCGCACGCGCGGTGGTCGTGCTCGACGCGCAGGACAAGGTGATCCATGCGGAACTCGTCGGCGAAATCAAGGACGAGCCGAACTACGATGCAGCGCTCGCCGCACTGAAGTAA
- a CDS encoding glycine zipper 2TM domain-containing protein, whose amino-acid sequence MLTKKTLTLAAMLTATLTLAGCFTAPGSADVYSVGQAQREQTVRMGTVESVRAVRIQSDGGGSAIGTLGGGALGAVAGSAIGGGKGSILTAIAGGLVGAVAGNAVGENLSTANGVEITVRLDNGDLRSITQAASGEAFRAGERVRLLSSGGVTRVTH is encoded by the coding sequence ATGTTGACGAAAAAAACCCTCACGCTCGCGGCCATGCTGACCGCCACGCTGACGCTCGCCGGCTGCTTCACGGCGCCCGGTTCGGCGGATGTCTATAGCGTCGGCCAGGCGCAGCGCGAACAGACGGTCCGCATGGGCACGGTCGAAAGCGTCCGTGCGGTGCGCATTCAGTCCGACGGCGGCGGCAGCGCGATCGGCACGCTCGGCGGCGGTGCACTCGGCGCGGTCGCGGGCAGCGCGATCGGCGGCGGCAAAGGCTCGATCCTGACGGCGATCGCCGGCGGCCTCGTCGGTGCGGTCGCAGGTAACGCGGTCGGCGAAAACCTCAGCACCGCGAACGGTGTCGAAATCACCGTGCGCCTCGACAACGGCGATCTGCGCTCGATCACGCAGGCGGCAAGCGGCGAAGCGTTCCGCGCCGGCGAGCGCGTGCGCCTGCTGTCGAGCGGCGGCGTCACGCGTGTCACGCACTGA
- a CDS encoding histone H1-like DNA-binding protein: MATAKKKPAAKKVAAKKTVAKKAAAPAKKAAVKKVAAKKVAAKKVAVKKVAAKKAAPAKKAAAKKVATKKVAAKKVAVKKVAAKKAAPAKKAAAKKVAAKKVAVKKVAAKKAAPAKKAAAKKAAPAKKAAAKKAAPAKKAAAKKAAPAKKAAPAKKAAAPAKKAAAPKKAVVKKAAPATTASTASVAPASGVKTALNPAAAWPFPTGSRP, encoded by the coding sequence ATGGCTACTGCCAAGAAGAAACCGGCTGCTAAGAAGGTTGCCGCCAAGAAGACCGTTGCGAAGAAGGCTGCTGCTCCGGCGAAGAAGGCCGCAGTGAAGAAGGTCGCTGCGAAGAAGGTCGCTGCGAAGAAGGTCGCGGTGAAGAAGGTTGCCGCGAAGAAGGCCGCACCGGCGAAGAAGGCCGCTGCAAAGAAGGTCGCAACGAAGAAGGTTGCAGCGAAGAAAGTCGCGGTGAAGAAGGTTGCTGCGAAGAAGGCAGCACCGGCCAAGAAGGCCGCTGCGAAGAAGGTTGCAGCCAAGAAAGTCGCAGTGAAGAAGGTTGCTGCGAAGAAGGCCGCACCGGCGAAGAAGGCTGCTGCGAAGAAGGCTGCGCCGGCGAAGAAGGCTGCTGCGAAGAAGGCCGCGCCGGCGAAGAAGGCTGCCGCGAAGAAGGCTGCGCCTGCCAAGAAGGCTGCCCCTGCGAAGAAGGCCGCCGCACCGGCGAAGAAGGCTGCTGCACCGAAGAAGGCCGTCGTGAAGAAGGCTGCGCCGGCAACGACCGCGTCGACCGCATCGGTTGCGCCGGCATCGGGCGTGAAGACCGCGCTCAACCCGGCAGCGGCATGGCCGTTCCCGACCGGCAGCCGTCCGTAA
- a CDS encoding carbohydrate kinase family protein, with protein sequence MATLICGSIAYDSIMTFEGRFREHILPDQVHLINLSFLVPTMRREFGGCAGNIGYALHLLGGDARIMGTMGALDAQPYLDRLDALGLRRDHVRVLPDTYTAQAMITTDLDNNQIAAFHPGAMMQSHLNHAGDAPDIKLAIVGPDGFDGMVQHVEELAEAGVPFVFDPGQGLPLFDGATLRRSIELATYVAVNDYEAKLVSDKTGWSEDEIASRVDALVITRGEHGATIRHKQGAEQIPVVPAERIADPTGCGDAFRGGLLYGIEQGFDWATTGRLASLMGSLKIAHQGPQTYVLTRAEIDARFETAFGYSLK encoded by the coding sequence TTGGCTACGCTGATTTGCGGCTCGATCGCCTACGACTCCATCATGACCTTCGAAGGGCGGTTCCGCGAGCACATCCTGCCCGACCAGGTGCACCTCATCAACCTGAGCTTCCTCGTGCCGACGATGCGCCGCGAATTCGGCGGCTGCGCGGGCAACATCGGGTACGCGCTGCACCTGCTCGGCGGCGACGCGCGCATCATGGGCACGATGGGCGCGCTGGATGCGCAGCCGTACCTCGACCGGCTCGACGCTCTCGGCCTGCGCCGCGACCACGTTCGCGTGCTGCCCGATACGTACACCGCGCAGGCGATGATCACGACCGATCTCGACAACAACCAGATCGCGGCGTTCCACCCCGGCGCGATGATGCAATCGCACCTGAACCATGCGGGCGACGCGCCGGACATCAAGCTCGCGATCGTCGGCCCGGACGGCTTCGACGGGATGGTGCAGCACGTGGAAGAGCTCGCCGAGGCCGGTGTGCCGTTCGTGTTCGATCCGGGCCAGGGCCTGCCGCTGTTCGACGGTGCGACGCTGCGACGCAGCATTGAACTTGCGACCTATGTCGCGGTCAACGACTACGAGGCCAAGCTGGTGAGCGACAAGACGGGATGGTCCGAAGATGAAATCGCCAGCCGGGTCGACGCCCTCGTCATCACGCGTGGCGAGCACGGCGCGACCATCCGCCACAAGCAGGGTGCGGAACAGATTCCGGTCGTGCCGGCCGAGCGCATCGCCGATCCGACCGGCTGCGGCGACGCCTTCCGGGGTGGCCTGCTGTACGGCATCGAGCAAGGCTTCGACTGGGCAACCACCGGCCGCCTCGCAAGCCTGATGGGCTCGCTCAAGATCGCCCATCAAGGGCCCCAGACTTACGTACTGACGCGCGCCGAAATCGACGCACGCTTCGAGACTGCATTCGGTTACAGTCTCAAATGA
- a CDS encoding zinc-ribbon and DUF3426 domain-containing protein: protein MLLATRCPHCETVFRLQQEQLSLHQGLVRCGHCHEVFNASESLVPEYAQQPEPALTEPAAAPHDGDAHQQAAPVRLFTADAPAGLPTGTDYKSDGWDMWAPWLDAGVDPSLQHSAETVRTEPLIPLALPSTEAGVVHLSGTPAPFANAPAELDSSAAVEQPAEPHSPHSRHEPHETGETAPSPVERDPREPRFVAHLPSETETAAEPAEPVGHAHFAVPDDERTPREPRFAFTPAPAVAETGTASESDTLARHDKAPAGAATDEPAVQPAVPLTVPFPAAPADDDRPHFAVTRETRAPQRRGMLGGFFGGLVAAALVGLLVVQLAWWQREALMIYWPVTQSWFRQACAPLGCTVAPPRAIDGLRLDATDLRQIDGPHKLELKVPLTNRYRVALAYPSLELTLLDDTNHVTVRRVLAPRDYVRPGTPIDAGLPPGTTQTMVVRLDTNGTPASNFRVQIFYP, encoded by the coding sequence ATGCTCCTTGCGACGCGCTGCCCTCATTGCGAAACCGTCTTCCGGCTGCAGCAGGAACAGCTCTCGCTGCATCAGGGGCTCGTGCGCTGCGGGCATTGCCACGAAGTCTTCAACGCTTCCGAGTCGCTCGTTCCCGAGTACGCGCAGCAACCCGAACCGGCGTTGACGGAACCGGCTGCCGCGCCGCATGACGGCGACGCACACCAGCAGGCCGCCCCGGTCCGACTGTTCACCGCCGACGCGCCGGCCGGCTTGCCGACCGGCACCGATTACAAGTCGGATGGCTGGGACATGTGGGCGCCGTGGCTCGACGCCGGCGTCGATCCGTCGCTGCAGCACAGCGCCGAGACCGTGCGCACCGAGCCGCTGATCCCGCTCGCGCTCCCGTCCACGGAAGCCGGCGTCGTCCACCTGTCGGGTACGCCCGCGCCGTTCGCCAACGCTCCGGCCGAGCTCGATTCATCGGCTGCCGTCGAGCAACCGGCCGAACCGCATTCGCCGCATTCGCGGCACGAACCGCACGAAACCGGTGAAACCGCGCCCTCACCCGTCGAGCGCGACCCGCGCGAGCCACGCTTCGTCGCCCACCTGCCGTCGGAAACGGAAACCGCCGCCGAACCGGCCGAACCCGTCGGCCACGCGCACTTCGCCGTGCCGGACGACGAACGCACGCCGCGCGAACCGCGCTTTGCGTTCACGCCCGCACCGGCCGTCGCCGAAACCGGGACCGCATCGGAATCCGACACCCTCGCCCGACACGACAAGGCCCCGGCCGGAGCGGCAACCGATGAACCGGCCGTCCAACCGGCCGTCCCACTGACCGTCCCGTTCCCCGCCGCGCCGGCCGACGACGATCGTCCGCACTTCGCCGTCACGCGCGAGACGCGCGCGCCGCAGCGACGCGGAATGCTCGGCGGCTTTTTCGGCGGCCTCGTCGCGGCCGCGCTGGTCGGCCTGCTCGTCGTGCAACTGGCGTGGTGGCAGCGCGAAGCGCTGATGATCTACTGGCCCGTCACGCAGAGCTGGTTCCGGCAGGCGTGTGCGCCGCTCGGCTGCACGGTCGCGCCGCCGCGCGCCATCGACGGGCTGCGGCTCGATGCGACCGACCTGCGCCAGATCGACGGCCCGCACAAGCTCGAACTGAAGGTGCCGCTGACGAACCGCTACCGCGTCGCGCTCGCGTACCCGTCGCTCGAACTCACGCTGCTCGACGACACCAATCACGTCACCGTGCGCCGCGTGCTCGCGCCGCGCGACTACGTGCGCCCGGGCACGCCGATCGACGCCGGGCTGCCGCCCGGCACGACGCAGACGATGGTCGTCCGCCTCGACACGAACGGCACGCCCGCCTCGAATTTCCGCGTCCAGATCTTCTATCCGTGA